The following coding sequences lie in one Streptomyces sp. NBC_00464 genomic window:
- a CDS encoding maltokinase N-terminal cap-like domain-containing protein — MTVDLTTFQERLEHVLTGWLPWQRWYGSKGRPLDRVRIVRTTEFADALRTGGPRGVILLLRTGFADAGAPEYYQVPLGIRTVIGQELEPYVIAGLDDLLVYEAVGDNELVAGLLDLAGARPRLPGSAAPSRPLGVEQSNTSVVVDERYLLKIFRRIGAGTNPELEVPQALAPTANRHITAVRGAVEGELDGEPVTYATVQDFLPAATDGWAAALDARRSPAADSFAHDARAMGEALARVHHDLAEQLGTRPTGPTELALLADRFTVLLDSAVRRVDALRPFRTPLRSAFARLTGVTSAPPAQRVHGDLHLAQMLRSSGRWMLVDFEGEPQLPMTERVARHLPLRDVAGMLRSFDYAAQSSTGSSSGSSTGASAWSGVCGDAFCAGYARVSGQDPRQYSVLLRAHVLARAIHELMYEIDNRPERAPLPLQSIGRLVAECGTTVGEHTW, encoded by the coding sequence GTGACCGTCGACCTCACCACGTTCCAGGAACGACTGGAACACGTGCTGACCGGGTGGCTGCCCTGGCAGCGGTGGTACGGCAGCAAGGGGCGCCCCCTGGACCGGGTCCGCATCGTGCGCACCACCGAATTCGCCGACGCCCTGCGCACCGGCGGGCCGCGCGGCGTCATCCTCCTGCTGCGCACCGGCTTCGCCGACGCGGGAGCCCCCGAGTACTACCAGGTCCCGCTCGGCATCAGGACCGTGATCGGGCAGGAGCTGGAGCCGTACGTCATCGCGGGCCTGGACGATCTGCTGGTCTACGAGGCGGTCGGGGACAACGAACTGGTCGCCGGACTCCTGGACCTGGCCGGGGCGCGGCCCCGCCTGCCGGGGTCCGCCGCGCCCAGCAGGCCACTGGGCGTGGAGCAGAGCAACACCTCGGTCGTGGTCGACGAACGCTACCTCCTGAAGATCTTCCGGCGGATCGGCGCCGGGACCAACCCCGAGCTCGAAGTGCCCCAGGCCCTGGCGCCCACCGCGAACCGGCACATCACGGCGGTACGCGGAGCGGTCGAGGGCGAGCTCGACGGCGAGCCCGTCACCTATGCCACCGTGCAGGACTTCCTGCCCGCGGCGACCGACGGCTGGGCCGCCGCGCTCGACGCCCGGCGCAGCCCGGCCGCCGACAGCTTCGCCCACGACGCCCGGGCCATGGGCGAGGCCCTGGCGCGCGTGCACCACGACCTCGCGGAGCAGCTCGGCACCCGGCCCACCGGGCCCACCGAGCTCGCCCTGCTGGCCGACCGGTTCACCGTGCTGCTGGACTCCGCGGTCCGGCGCGTCGACGCCCTGCGCCCCTTCCGGACACCGCTGCGCTCCGCCTTCGCCCGGCTGACCGGGGTGACTTCGGCGCCGCCCGCTCAGCGCGTGCACGGTGATCTGCACCTGGCGCAGATGCTGCGGTCGTCCGGGCGGTGGATGCTCGTGGACTTCGAGGGGGAGCCCCAGCTGCCGATGACCGAACGCGTCGCCCGCCATCTGCCCCTGCGTGACGTGGCGGGCATGCTCCGCTCGTTCGACTACGCGGCGCAGTCCTCCACCGGTTCCTCCAGCGGTTCCTCCACCGGGGCGTCGGCCTGGTCCGGCGTGTGCGGCGACGCCTTCTGCGCGGGATACGCGCGGGTGTCGGGCCAGGACCCCCGGCAGTACAGCGTGCTGCTGCGGGCCCACGTTCTGGCCAGGGCCATTCACGAATTGATGTACGAAATAGACAACCGGCCGGAGCGGGCCCCGCTTCCACTTCAATCAATAGGACGACTCGTGGCCGAATGCGGCACTACCGTCGGAGAACACACATGGTGA
- the galU gene encoding UTP--glucose-1-phosphate uridylyltransferase GalU, with protein MNSTPARITKAVIPVAGLGTRFLPATKATPKEMLPVVDKPAIQYVVEEAVSAGMSDVLMVTGRNKRPLEDHFDRNYELEETLRRKGDNDKLERACAPTDLGDIHYVRQGDPLGLGHAVLCAAPHVGHEPFAVLLGDDLIDPRDPLLSRMTEIRAQYGGSVVALMEVDPGQIHLYGCAAVERTADGDTVRITDLIEKPAPGEAPSNYAVIGRYVLDPEIFDVLRGTEPGRGGEIQLTDALRELSTGTMGGPVHGVVFSGRRYDTGDRADYLRATVRLACERKDLGPEFRSWLHAFVAADTGGRPDIAAGPGLLRPAA; from the coding sequence ATGAATTCCACTCCTGCCCGGATAACCAAAGCGGTCATTCCAGTGGCTGGTCTCGGTACGCGCTTCCTCCCGGCGACCAAGGCCACCCCCAAGGAAATGCTCCCGGTGGTGGACAAGCCGGCGATTCAGTACGTCGTCGAGGAAGCGGTCTCCGCCGGGATGAGCGACGTGCTCATGGTGACGGGGCGCAACAAGCGCCCGCTGGAAGACCACTTCGACCGGAACTACGAGCTCGAGGAGACGCTGCGCCGCAAGGGCGACAACGACAAACTCGAGCGCGCGTGCGCCCCCACCGACCTGGGTGACATCCACTACGTCCGCCAGGGGGACCCCCTCGGCCTGGGGCACGCGGTGCTCTGCGCCGCCCCGCACGTCGGGCACGAGCCCTTCGCCGTCCTGCTCGGCGACGACCTCATCGACCCCCGCGACCCGCTGCTGAGCCGGATGACCGAGATCCGCGCACAGTACGGCGGGAGCGTCGTGGCCCTGATGGAGGTCGACCCCGGCCAGATCCATCTGTACGGCTGCGCCGCGGTGGAGCGGACCGCGGACGGCGACACCGTACGCATCACCGATCTGATCGAGAAGCCGGCTCCGGGGGAGGCCCCGAGCAACTACGCGGTCATCGGCCGCTATGTCCTGGACCCGGAGATCTTCGACGTGCTGCGCGGGACCGAGCCCGGACGCGGTGGTGAGATCCAGCTGACGGACGCGCTGCGCGAACTGAGTACGGGGACCATGGGCGGACCGGTGCACGGTGTGGTGTTCTCCGGACGCCGTTACGACACCGGTGACCGGGCCGACTATCTGCGCGCCACCGTGCGGCTGGCCTGTGAACGCAAGGACCTCGGGCCCGAGTTCCGGTCGTGGCTGCACGCGTTCGTGGCCGCCGACACCGGTGGCAGGCCCGACATTGCTGCCGGCCCCGGTCTGCTCCGGCCGGCCGCCTGA
- the treS gene encoding maltose alpha-D-glucosyltransferase: MLPVEPQWYKQAVFYEVLVGTFQDSNGDGVGDLSGLRQRLDYLQWLGVDCLWLPPFYCSPLRDGGYDIADYRLLRPEFGTIDDFVGLLDAAHRRGIRVITDMVMNHTSDQHRWFQESRRDPDGPYGDFYVWADDDTRYADARIIFTDTETSNWAFDPVRKQYYWHRFFSHQPDLNYENPAVREAMLDALRFWLDLGVDGFRLDAVPYLYAKEGTNGENLPETHAFLKTVRKVVDDEYPGRVLLAEANQRPDEITDYFGDYSAGGDECQMAFHFPLMPRIFMAVSNESARPLSEILAKTPAIPDTCQWGIFLRNHDELTLEMVTDEERDSMYKHYAKDPRMRANVGIRRRLATLLDGDRNQIELCTALLLSLPGSPVLYYGDEIGMGDNIWLGDRDAVRTPMQWTPDRNAGFSTADPGRLHLPVLMDPVYGHQAVNVESQQRAAASLLHWTHSMLAARRRHPAFGLGDFQEVATTNEAAFAYVRSHTAEDGSTDVVLCVNNLSRHPQPVGLDLSAWQGAVPVELIGGVAFPRVDGTPYPLTLKGRGVYWLSLTSDGSTE, from the coding sequence GTGCTGCCCGTCGAGCCGCAGTGGTACAAGCAGGCGGTGTTCTACGAAGTGCTGGTCGGCACCTTCCAGGACAGCAACGGCGACGGTGTCGGCGACCTCTCCGGGCTGCGGCAGCGTCTGGACTACCTGCAGTGGCTGGGCGTGGACTGCCTCTGGCTGCCCCCGTTCTACTGCTCGCCGCTGCGCGACGGCGGGTACGACATCGCCGACTACCGTCTGCTGAGACCGGAGTTCGGCACCATCGACGACTTCGTCGGACTGCTCGACGCCGCCCACCGGCGCGGCATTCGCGTCATCACCGACATGGTCATGAACCACACCAGCGACCAGCACCGGTGGTTCCAGGAGTCGCGGCGCGACCCGGACGGCCCCTACGGCGACTTCTACGTGTGGGCCGACGACGACACCCGCTATGCCGACGCCCGGATCATCTTCACGGACACCGAGACCTCCAACTGGGCCTTCGACCCGGTCCGCAAGCAGTACTACTGGCACCGGTTCTTCTCCCACCAGCCGGACCTCAACTACGAGAACCCCGCCGTGCGCGAAGCCATGCTCGACGCGCTGCGCTTCTGGCTCGACCTGGGCGTGGACGGATTCCGGCTGGACGCCGTGCCGTACCTGTACGCGAAGGAGGGCACCAACGGCGAGAACCTGCCCGAGACCCACGCGTTCCTCAAGACCGTGCGCAAGGTCGTGGACGACGAGTACCCCGGCCGGGTGCTGCTCGCCGAGGCCAACCAGCGCCCCGACGAGATCACCGACTACTTCGGTGACTACTCCGCCGGCGGGGACGAATGCCAGATGGCGTTCCACTTCCCCCTCATGCCCCGCATCTTCATGGCGGTGAGCAACGAGTCGGCCCGGCCCCTGTCCGAGATCCTCGCGAAGACCCCGGCGATCCCGGACACCTGCCAGTGGGGCATCTTCCTGCGCAACCACGACGAGCTGACGCTCGAAATGGTCACGGACGAAGAGCGCGACTCCATGTACAAGCACTACGCCAAGGACCCGAGGATGCGGGCCAACGTCGGCATCCGGCGCCGGCTCGCCACGCTCCTGGACGGCGACCGCAACCAGATCGAACTGTGCACCGCACTGCTGCTGTCCCTGCCCGGATCCCCCGTCCTGTACTACGGGGACGAGATCGGCATGGGCGACAACATCTGGCTGGGCGACCGGGACGCCGTACGCACCCCCATGCAGTGGACTCCGGACCGCAACGCCGGATTCTCCACCGCCGATCCCGGGCGGCTCCACCTGCCCGTACTGATGGACCCGGTGTACGGACACCAGGCGGTCAACGTCGAGAGCCAGCAGCGGGCCGCGGCATCCCTGCTGCACTGGACCCACTCCATGCTGGCGGCCCGGCGCCGCCACCCGGCCTTCGGGCTCGGCGACTTCCAGGAGGTCGCCACCACCAACGAGGCGGCCTTCGCCTATGTGCGCAGCCACACCGCCGAGGACGGCAGCACGGACGTCGTGCTGTGCGTCAACAACCTCTCCCGCCACCCGCAGCCGGTGGGCCTCGACCTCAGCGCCTGGCAGGGAGCCGTGCCCGTCGAGCTGATCGGAGGGGTCGCCTTCCCCCGGGTCGACGGAACTCCCTACCCGCTCACGCTCAAGGGCCGGGGCGTCTACTGGCTTTCGCTCACGTCGGACGGAAGCACCGAGTGA
- a CDS encoding thiamine pyrophosphate-binding protein codes for MAGESAGRPAKAALFEQLAADGITHMFGNPGTVEQGFLDLVDRSGTEYVLALHESVAVAMADGYARASGRPGLVQLHSSTGLGNAVGMLYQARRGGSPLVALVGEAGVRYDAMDAQMAADLVAMARPVTKYATRVLDARSLLRVLRRAVKIAMTPPRGPVAVVLPADVMEELTTEPAVATPLPSFRTTPDAGEVTRAAGLLAAGSAPLILMGDGVAASGAQAELTEVAELLGAPVWGVNSSEVNFDTAHPLYGGALGHMSGADSAGVAGGADAVLIVGTYVFPEVFPRLDSPFRDGARIVHIDADAYEIAKNFPVDLGIAADPKRSLAALATELRRTDLHRTVRVPRPVPPRTVAAAESDSLLDHFVRELAARVPDRLAVFDEALTASGTVTRHLPPRIPGTYFQTRGGSLGVGIPGALGLKLARPDLEVVGFTGDGASMYTLQALWTAARYDIDATFVVCNNGRYQLLDDNLDRYRREQGAPGLPRTPGAPGLPAPQAFDLTRPDIHFPELAESLGVPGIRVEKPDDVCTAVGALLCHRGPLLIDLLTA; via the coding sequence ATGGCTGGTGAATCCGCGGGGCGTCCGGCGAAGGCCGCACTGTTCGAGCAGCTGGCGGCGGACGGCATCACCCATATGTTCGGCAACCCCGGGACGGTCGAGCAGGGCTTCCTCGACCTCGTGGACCGCAGCGGTACCGAGTACGTCCTCGCGCTGCACGAGAGCGTGGCCGTCGCGATGGCCGACGGTTACGCGCGCGCGTCCGGCCGCCCCGGCCTGGTCCAGCTGCACAGCAGTACGGGACTGGGCAACGCCGTCGGCATGCTCTACCAGGCCAGGCGGGGCGGCTCCCCCCTGGTCGCCCTGGTCGGCGAGGCCGGGGTCCGCTACGACGCCATGGACGCGCAGATGGCGGCGGACCTGGTGGCCATGGCGCGGCCCGTCACCAAGTACGCCACCAGGGTGCTCGACGCCCGGTCACTGCTGCGGGTCCTGCGCCGTGCGGTGAAGATCGCCATGACCCCGCCGAGGGGCCCGGTCGCGGTGGTCCTGCCGGCCGACGTCATGGAGGAGCTCACCACCGAGCCCGCCGTGGCCACCCCCCTCCCCTCCTTCCGTACGACGCCGGACGCCGGCGAGGTGACCCGGGCGGCCGGCCTGCTCGCAGCGGGGTCCGCGCCGCTGATCCTGATGGGCGACGGCGTCGCCGCCTCCGGCGCGCAGGCCGAACTGACCGAGGTCGCCGAGCTGCTGGGCGCCCCGGTGTGGGGGGTGAACTCCTCCGAGGTCAACTTCGACACCGCACACCCGTTGTACGGGGGCGCCCTCGGGCACATGTCCGGCGCCGACAGCGCCGGCGTGGCCGGCGGCGCCGACGCCGTGCTGATCGTCGGCACGTATGTGTTCCCCGAGGTCTTCCCGAGGCTGGACAGCCCGTTCCGGGACGGTGCGCGGATCGTCCATATCGACGCCGACGCCTACGAGATCGCCAAGAACTTCCCCGTCGACCTGGGCATCGCGGCCGATCCGAAGCGGTCCCTGGCCGCGCTCGCCACGGAACTGCGCCGCACGGACCTCCACCGCACGGTGCGCGTCCCGCGTCCCGTGCCCCCGCGCACCGTCGCCGCGGCGGAATCCGATTCGCTGCTGGACCACTTCGTCAGGGAACTCGCCGCGCGGGTCCCGGACCGGCTGGCCGTGTTCGACGAGGCCCTCACCGCGTCGGGCACGGTCACCCGCCACCTGCCGCCCCGCATCCCCGGCACCTACTTCCAGACCCGCGGCGGTTCGCTCGGGGTGGGCATCCCCGGCGCCCTCGGACTGAAGCTGGCCCGGCCCGATCTGGAAGTCGTGGGCTTCACCGGCGACGGCGCCAGCATGTACACGCTCCAGGCGCTGTGGACGGCCGCCCGGTACGACATCGACGCGACGTTCGTCGTCTGCAACAACGGGCGCTACCAGCTCCTGGACGACAACCTCGACCGGTACCGCCGGGAGCAGGGCGCCCCCGGGCTTCCCCGTACTCCTGGCGCACCGGGCCTTCCCGCCCCCCAGGCCTTCGACCTGACCCGCCCCGACATCCACTTCCCGGAACTGGCCGAATCCCTCGGGGTGCCGGGGATCCGGGTGGAGAAGCCCGACGACGTCT
- a CDS encoding helix-turn-helix domain-containing protein, translating to MAAAAEFYEHGYQGTSLSRISKAADMSMGAVTFHFATKDELADAVRERGAAATAAAVTEVSGRPTPALYRGVGLTVVLARLLEDDLAVRASARLERENAGTVPAWSSLWQPELHRLLAGAQDHDALRHGTDLGTVTSLAAHLLAGAEAHVRCQGEAGAGARQGAAVQLAQIWELVLRGISLRPEEDGRGSGTARGSSAELPK from the coding sequence ATGGCAGCGGCTGCGGAATTCTACGAGCACGGGTACCAGGGAACCTCGCTCTCCCGGATCTCCAAAGCCGCCGACATGTCCATGGGGGCGGTGACCTTCCACTTCGCGACCAAGGACGAACTGGCGGACGCGGTCCGGGAGCGCGGGGCCGCAGCCACCGCGGCGGCGGTGACGGAGGTGTCGGGCCGGCCGACACCGGCCCTGTACCGGGGAGTCGGCCTGACGGTGGTCCTGGCCCGGCTCCTGGAGGACGACCTGGCCGTACGGGCCTCGGCCCGCCTCGAACGGGAGAACGCCGGGACCGTGCCCGCCTGGTCGTCGCTCTGGCAGCCCGAACTGCACAGACTGCTCGCCGGAGCGCAGGACCACGACGCGCTGCGGCACGGCACGGACCTGGGCACGGTCACCTCGCTGGCAGCCCACCTGCTTGCCGGGGCGGAGGCGCACGTGCGCTGCCAGGGCGAGGCAGGGGCCGGGGCGCGGCAGGGCGCGGCCGTGCAGCTCGCCCAGATATGGGAGCTGGTGCTGCGCGGAATCTCCCTCCGTCCGGAGGAGGACGGCCGCGGCTCCGGCACGGCACGGGGGAGTTCCGCAGAATTGCCCAAGTAG
- a CDS encoding type 1 glutamine amidotransferase domain-containing protein has protein sequence MSRRILVTLSEYGYWGEELVGPLDAFDALGYRTTFMTPTGKRPQALPPSLDPSYVDPPLGRTVTTRDMAQRAGELDASSRLDHPLSLAGLVPERPYYSALNHLRELEEYHRKLAAVTSDLLSGFDALVIVGGSGPIVDLANNERLHELVLAFAGEDKPVLAECYGVAALAFARDPEHRTSLLRGKHVTGHPKEYDYKDGTGFLGTDFCIGPPPYPLEYILRDATGPEGAFHGNVGKETSVIVDHPFITARSTADSVPAGKLLTEVLDHGLRRHGW, from the coding sequence GTGTCCAGACGCATCCTGGTGACGCTGTCCGAGTACGGCTACTGGGGCGAGGAACTGGTCGGTCCGCTCGACGCGTTCGATGCCCTCGGCTATCGCACGACGTTCATGACTCCCACCGGGAAGCGGCCCCAGGCGCTGCCGCCCAGCCTCGACCCGTCGTACGTCGACCCGCCGCTGGGCCGCACCGTCACCACGCGGGACATGGCCCAGCGGGCCGGGGAACTCGACGCCTCCAGCCGGCTGGACCACCCGCTGTCACTGGCCGGCCTGGTGCCGGAGCGTCCGTACTACAGCGCCCTGAACCATCTGAGGGAGCTGGAGGAGTACCACCGGAAGCTGGCCGCGGTCACCTCGGACCTGCTGTCCGGCTTCGACGCACTGGTGATCGTCGGCGGCAGCGGCCCGATCGTGGACCTGGCGAACAACGAGCGGCTGCACGAGCTCGTGCTGGCGTTCGCCGGCGAGGACAAGCCCGTCCTCGCCGAGTGCTACGGCGTCGCCGCCCTCGCGTTCGCCCGGGACCCCGAGCACCGGACGAGCCTGCTGAGGGGCAAGCACGTGACCGGGCATCCCAAGGAGTACGACTACAAGGACGGCACCGGTTTCCTCGGCACAGACTTCTGCATCGGTCCGCCGCCGTATCCGCTGGAGTACATCCTGCGCGACGCCACCGGTCCCGAGGGCGCCTTCCACGGCAACGTGGGCAAGGAGACGTCGGTGATCGTCGACCACCCGTTCATCACGGCCCGCTCGACCGCCGACTCCGTACCGGCCGGAAAGCTGCTCACGGAGGTCCTCGACCACGGGCTGCGCCGCCATGGCTGGTGA
- a CDS encoding ParB/RepB/Spo0J family partition protein, producing MATTTRPDTPPQSCPEVRARAAVSPQAPSYQVPLGVLLAADSPRTTGENLAHARTLAASETALPPILVHRPTMRIIDGTHRVRAAILRQQAVIEAQFFDGTPEEAFVLAVESNTTHGLALTLADRTAAAARILITHPQWSDRAVAARTGLAAKTVGALRRPLPQQAAPASPPPVTAPAPPPAPPAVVVVDQAPAPVAAPEPAPTASAPPAPAASGTARIGRDGRIRPLSTAEGRREAARLIAADPGASLRQIARRAGVSAGTVRDVRRRAGLGEDPVPPRMREREPAVSAPDPPAAPGPRVDLDSLVRNLCRDPALRQSDNGRLLLRMLDLHVAGTRDLPRILAAVPAHRAGLVAAAATECARAWQEMAARLRPPS from the coding sequence ATGGCCACCACCACTCGTCCGGACACCCCGCCGCAGTCCTGCCCGGAGGTCCGGGCGCGGGCAGCGGTCTCGCCGCAAGCGCCTTCGTACCAGGTCCCGTTGGGTGTGCTGCTGGCTGCGGACTCGCCCCGGACGACGGGAGAGAACCTCGCGCACGCCCGCACCCTCGCGGCGAGTGAGACCGCGCTCCCGCCGATCCTCGTGCACCGCCCCACCATGCGGATCATCGACGGCACGCACCGGGTACGTGCGGCCATCCTGCGCCAGCAGGCCGTGATCGAGGCGCAGTTCTTCGACGGAACGCCCGAGGAGGCCTTCGTCCTTGCGGTCGAGTCCAACACCACCCATGGTCTGGCACTCACCCTCGCGGACCGGACGGCAGCCGCCGCCCGGATTCTGATCACCCACCCTCAGTGGTCGGACCGGGCCGTCGCCGCCCGGACCGGGCTCGCGGCCAAGACGGTCGGCGCACTTCGCCGGCCCCTGCCGCAGCAGGCCGCGCCCGCCTCACCCCCGCCCGTGACCGCGCCGGCCCCGCCACCGGCCCCGCCCGCGGTCGTGGTCGTGGATCAGGCCCCGGCTCCCGTCGCGGCCCCGGAACCGGCTCCGACCGCATCGGCCCCGCCCGCACCGGCCGCATCCGGAACCGCCCGCATAGGCCGGGACGGGCGGATCCGTCCGTTGAGTACCGCGGAGGGCCGGCGCGAGGCCGCCCGGCTGATCGCCGCAGACCCCGGCGCCTCGCTGCGTCAGATAGCGCGGCGGGCCGGAGTCTCGGCGGGCACGGTGCGCGACGTGCGTCGGCGGGCCGGGCTGGGCGAGGACCCGGTGCCGCCGAGGATGCGCGAGCGCGAACCGGCAGTGTCCGCACCGGACCCGCCCGCTGCCCCCGGCCCGCGGGTGGACCTCGACTCGCTCGTCAGGAACCTGTGCCGGGACCCCGCGCTGCGGCAGAGCGACAACGGACGTCTGCTGCTGCGGATGCTCGACCTGCACGTGGCCGGCACCCGTGACCTTCCGCGGATCCTTGCCGCGGTTCCCGCACACCGCGCCGGCCTGGTCGCGGCCGCCGCGACCGAGTGCGCGAGGGCCTGGCAGGAGATGGCGGCCCGGCTGCGCCCGCCGTCGTAG
- a CDS encoding maltotransferase domain-containing protein, producing the protein MNSRLAIEDVSPVVDLANARAKAVVDERLPVSATVWREGHGALGAAVLWSGPDGALSEVPMSVLEADSDRWTADVVADRTGEWTFRIMAWADPWASWLGAVEARVRDGQELAPVDREDGAALLYRAADVLTDTLTGTDAAGPLPGARVLRGADTLYAAAAALRAARTTDAALAALSGPVRDVMAGAPLREALTLGRGHRVRVERHRALFGSWYEFFPRSTGGRDLDGVPVHGTFRTAARELPRIARMGFDIVYLPPIHPIGEVARKGPNNALTAQPHDVGSPWAVGSRSGGHDAVHPQLGTLADFDAFVAAAADAGLEVALDLALQCAPDHPWVDAHPEWFTHRSDGSIACAENPPKMYEDIFPLDFDSDPEGLFAEVVRTVLFWAGRGVRAFRVDNPHTKPPGFWHRLIETLQRTDPDLLFLAEAFTRATVQHGLSKRGFSQTYTYFTWCDTQRELTDYLTELTGDAAAWMRPNFFVNTPDILPDSLRDAPPAAFALRAALAATLSPSWGMYAGFELYENQALEPGSEEYLDSEKYELRPRDFAAHRSLEPWIGTLNRLRRAHPALQQLRHLHFHPVDNDQILAYSKSDPVTGDTVLCVVTLNPLRTEQATVRLDMSALGRDPTARIRATEEITGQTVELGPALDIKVDPQQSVAHVFTWRVR; encoded by the coding sequence ATGAACAGCCGTCTTGCGATCGAGGACGTCTCACCGGTGGTAGACCTCGCGAACGCCCGTGCCAAGGCAGTGGTCGACGAGCGGCTGCCGGTCTCGGCCACGGTGTGGCGCGAGGGGCACGGAGCCCTCGGCGCCGCCGTCCTGTGGTCGGGCCCGGACGGCGCCCTCAGCGAGGTCCCGATGTCCGTGCTCGAAGCGGACAGCGACCGCTGGACGGCGGACGTGGTGGCCGACCGGACGGGCGAGTGGACCTTCCGCATCATGGCGTGGGCCGACCCCTGGGCATCCTGGCTCGGGGCCGTCGAGGCCCGGGTCCGGGACGGCCAGGAGCTCGCCCCGGTGGACCGCGAGGACGGTGCCGCACTGCTGTACCGCGCCGCCGACGTGCTCACCGACACCCTCACCGGTACGGACGCCGCCGGCCCGCTGCCCGGCGCCCGCGTGCTGCGGGGCGCCGACACCCTCTACGCTGCCGCCGCCGCCCTGCGCGCCGCCCGCACCACGGACGCCGCACTGGCGGCACTGTCCGGGCCGGTCCGCGATGTGATGGCGGGCGCGCCGCTGCGCGAAGCGCTGACGCTGGGGCGCGGACACCGGGTGCGGGTCGAGCGGCACCGCGCACTGTTCGGCAGCTGGTACGAGTTCTTCCCCCGCTCCACCGGGGGTCGGGACCTCGACGGCGTCCCCGTGCACGGCACCTTCCGTACCGCCGCACGGGAACTGCCGCGCATCGCGCGCATGGGCTTCGACATCGTCTACCTGCCGCCGATCCACCCGATCGGTGAGGTGGCCCGCAAGGGGCCGAACAACGCCCTCACCGCACAGCCGCACGATGTCGGCTCGCCCTGGGCCGTCGGCTCCCGCAGCGGCGGGCACGACGCGGTCCATCCGCAGCTGGGCACCCTCGCCGACTTCGACGCCTTCGTGGCGGCGGCCGCCGACGCCGGCCTGGAGGTCGCGCTCGATCTCGCCCTGCAGTGCGCCCCGGACCACCCCTGGGTGGACGCGCACCCCGAATGGTTCACCCACCGGTCCGACGGAAGCATCGCCTGCGCCGAGAATCCCCCCAAGATGTACGAGGACATCTTCCCCCTCGACTTCGACAGCGACCCGGAGGGCCTGTTCGCCGAGGTCGTGCGGACCGTACTGTTCTGGGCCGGCCGGGGCGTGCGCGCGTTCCGGGTGGACAACCCGCACACCAAGCCGCCCGGCTTCTGGCACCGGCTGATCGAGACCCTCCAGCGGACCGACCCCGACCTGCTCTTTCTCGCGGAGGCGTTCACCCGCGCCACCGTGCAGCACGGGCTGTCCAAACGGGGCTTCAGCCAGACGTACACCTACTTCACCTGGTGCGACACCCAGCGTGAGCTGACCGACTACCTCACCGAACTGACCGGGGACGCGGCCGCCTGGATGCGGCCGAACTTCTTCGTCAACACCCCGGACATCCTCCCGGACAGCCTCCGGGACGCACCGCCCGCCGCGTTCGCGCTGCGTGCCGCACTGGCCGCCACCCTCTCACCCAGCTGGGGCATGTACGCCGGCTTCGAGCTGTACGAGAACCAGGCGCTGGAGCCCGGCAGCGAGGAGTACCTGGACTCGGAGAAGTACGAACTGCGCCCCCGCGACTTCGCGGCGCACCGGTCCCTGGAGCCATGGATCGGCACGCTCAACCGGCTCCGCCGCGCTCACCCGGCGCTTCAGCAACTGCGCCACCTGCACTTCCACCCGGTGGACAACGACCAGATCCTCGCCTACTCCAAGAGCGATCCGGTCACGGGCGACACCGTGCTGTGCGTCGTCACCCTGAACCCCCTCCGCACCGAGCAGGCCACGGTCCGGCTCGACATGTCCGCCCTGGGACGGGACCCCACGGCGCGCATCAGGGCGACCGAGGAGATCACCGGCCAGACCGTCGAGCTGGGGCCCGCCCTCGACATCAAGGTCGACCCGCAGCAGTCCGTCGCCCACGTCTTCACCTGGAGAGTCCGTTGA